The region TCTGGGCGTCTGTTTTTCCTCGTTCATAAAAATCCGAGTTGAGTTGTGGGATCCGTGTGTCCTTTCATGGTGTGTCCCGTGCAGCGTGTGTCCGGTAGGTGGGCTCGATTTTCGTGGCCCCTGCCAGCCGTGGTGTTTAATGTGGGTCCTAACTAAAGCTGTGATCCGTAAAAAAAACTAAGCTGTGATCCGTGTTTGGTCGGTTTTGACGATGCTATGGATTGTGAAAAGGCTGACCGTGGGATCACGGAATATATAAGCACACCCCGGACCCCTCTTCCCTAGAAACCCTACCACCAGGCCGCCGTAATCCAtcgatcgcctcgtgagatctgGAGTCGACGAAACGCCTAACACTGAGATGGAGAGTGGAAACCGTTCCAATCCGAGGAAGAACAGTAGCAGTAAGTCCAATCgagttgcgcctcctgagagtctaGGGCGCTTGCTGCAGCAACtcaaggaggagaaggaaaaactCAAGGAGGGGAAGTCGGAGGCGACGTCGGAACGAGTTAATTCACTCCGGGAGGAAATCAAGGCGTTGCGCCTCGACCTATTTGGTGGTCAGGGAGGAACCCGCGGCATGTCGACGCAGCCGATGATCCATCCAGCGCCTCGCGAGTCCAGAAAGATGGAAGGGAAATCTGCTTCCGGTTCCGGTAAGCAGCAGCATCAGCTTGTTTCTTGCAGACCCCATGAGAATGAGATCCGTCAGTCTCGTGCCGCCGCTCCGCCGGCGACGCCCCACCATGATTCAGCCATGGATCAGCAGCAGGTCCACAAAAAGGTTGATGTCTCCAGTGACGGTGATAACAATGATATGAAGGAGATGGATAGAGGCAAATCGGCCCAGCAAATAGCCAAAGAGGAGGAGATGGCCTTTGAGGCCAACAGCTTTGCCTCATACCGTAAAAGTTGGGAATCGAACTGGGGAGCGTGTAGCCGCGGGTTCTTCGAAGACACGAGTGAGTACTGAGTAGCAAGTAAACACATTCGTGCATGCTTATGCTTTTATCCATTCATGTAGATTTCTGCAACACACATGGACTTCTATTTGGTTGGTGTTTGCAGCGACCGTGAGTCCCATGCACTTTACCCACTGCACACCTGGATGCGACCCAGGAGATGCCGCCATCGCTGGGGCCACCCTGCAGATCTTCACTATCAAGTTCGAGGAGTTAAAAGGCGGCCTTGAGTGGCCATTGTCTGTGTATGGTGTGGTTGCTGCGCGAGACTGCGTGGATCACAGCCGCAACCTCCTCTTCTCTTGCGATAGGTGGAGGTCGCAGAACCTCAGTCAGGAAGTATGTATGCTAGTACTTTACCGGATATTATCCTTTCCTACAATTTTTTGTATGCACATGTGGTGCCATTCTTCCTTACTTGTCTTCTCTTGCTGTCATTGTGTCAGTTTAAAAAAAGGTTTAGAAGTAGGTAAGTTTTGTTCCTTTAGGATTGCCGGTACTAATGAGTTGTTTGGTGACGCCTGCAGGATCCTTTTTTGCGCTTAATTGGCCCGTCTCGTGCGATTGTGTTTACTGATGATGTTTACTTTGAAACCGAGCTAAGAGTAAAAGGCAAAACATTGTCTCAAGATACAGCATTGGTTAGTGGGAGACGCCACTACAGCGGAGGACGTACCATTTCCTTCAGCAACTGCTTCTGCAGAATAGAGTTATGCATGGAACGAATTCATGAAACTGTCCAGGCCACTATATTGGGTGTCCGTGTCAAAAATGGACCATGGCCTTTTGATTATGGCGGTAAAGTGGCTTGCCTCTCACCATCGCGGACATATAAGGTCACTGGTGGTAAAGTCTTTTATACTACTCATGCCCCATCCATGGAAGTTGTGATGCTTGCTTCACGTGGTAGAACAATGCCTAAGGGTTCATGTGGTTACCTTCGTCTATCAAGGCATGTAGTTTCTGTAGAACTAGAAGGAAGCCTGAATGTTGTCATACAAGCCTACTCAGAATCTGGTGATATCACCGCACAAGGTGAGGTTTGCTTTACGCCCAAAGTTTGCAATATAAGTCAGGAGACATGTTTCTTGGGTGACAGTGACCCTAAGGTGGAAGTGGAGATTACTGTCGCTTGGTCTCTTCTAGTCTCGAACAGGCGTCATTTGATGATGAATGGAATGGACTTTGGAGAGTTGAAGGAAGCGGTCAGTGGGATGGGAGTTTGAATGTTGTGAAGATGATGGCTAAATAGAGGCATGGCAGATCTCTATTTCCTCTATTTTTATCCATCTGGTCTGTTGAAGTGCCTTTGTATTTCTGCATCTAATAGCAGATATTTATGTTTAATGACCAGAAATTCGGCTATAAATCTGCATGTTATGCAGGCAACCATATGTGTATAACTTGTAAGTTATGTTGTATTAAGTATGTCTGTAATCAGCTACCTGATGTTGCTCTTGCTGCTTCACTTCGTAGAAGATTCATTTTTTCCTTTTGTTTAATCAACCGTTCTTCCTTGTCCTTACAAGTAAAATTCAATTTGCTACCTCTCGTGGTTTCAATGTAGGTTAAGTAGGCTTGGAAGTAGCGTATGTTTTGTTTCTTTGGGTGACCGTGATTCTACGGTGGAAATGGAGATTACTGTCGCTTGGTCTCTTGTTTCCAAAAAGCTTTTTTTCTAAATAAACATCAAACTTTATTAATTACATATAACAGTTACATCATCAATAAGAAAAGATACAATGTCCATCTATATGCTCCTCGCACCAATCCCTACTTTTGGAAAATTTTGCTAGCCTAGCAAGTTCATGAGCAACCTTATTTGCTTCTATATTACAATATTCAAACCTAGTAACAGTAAAATCACATGCCATAAAATAGCAATCGTCGAACACTGGAGATGCTGCTCCCGCCGATTGTCCTTCATTTTTCATTGTGTCAATCACT is a window of Triticum dicoccoides isolate Atlit2015 ecotype Zavitan chromosome 2B, WEW_v2.0, whole genome shotgun sequence DNA encoding:
- the LOC119367316 gene encoding uncharacterized protein LOC119367316 encodes the protein MESGNRSNPRKNSSSKSNRVAPPESLGRLLQQLKEEKEKLKEGKSEATSERVNSLREEIKALRLDLFGGQGGTRGMSTQPMIHPAPRESRKMEGKSASGSGKQQHQLVSCRPHENEIRQSRAAAPPATPHHDSAMDQQQVHKKVDVSSDGDNNDMKEMDRGKSAQQIAKEEEMAFEANSFASYRKSWESNWGACSRGFFEDTTTVSPMHFTHCTPGCDPGDAAIAGATLQIFTIKFEELKGGLEWPLSVYGVVAARDCVDHSRNLLFSCDRWRSQNLSQEDPFLRLIGPSRAIVFTDDVYFETELRVKGKTLSQDTALVSGRRHYSGGRTISFSNCFCRIELCMERIHETVQATILGVRVKNGPWPFDYGGKVACLSPSRTYKVTGGKVFYTTHAPSMEVVMLASRGRTMPKGSCGYLRLSRHVVSVELEGSLNVVIQAYSESGDITAQGEVCFTPKVCNISQETCFLGDSDPKVEVEITVAWSLLVSNRRHLMMNGMDFGELKEAVSGMGV